GGCGTGGAATTTGCCGTAGTAAAAGTTCAGATCGCGCACCGTGATCTTGGAGTTGGCGGATGCGGATGCTTGCAGGGTGGAGGGCATGAATGTCTTCCTTGTTTATTTCTGGCGTGTCAAAACACGCGCCAGGATGTTGAGACCGAGAACAGCTACCGTGATCAGGAACACGCCGGCCCACGCCAGCTCCTGCCAGTTCTCATAGGGGCTCATCGCAAATTTGAAAATCGTGACCGGCAAGCTGGCCATGGGTTTGGACAGATCGGCATTCCAGAATTGGTTGTTGAGCGCGGTAAACAGCAGAGGCGCTGTCTCACCCGCAATGCGCGCCACAGCCAGCAACACCCCAGTGATCACACCGGCACGGGCCGCACGCAAGGTAACCATGGTGATGACGCGCCACTTGGGCGTGCCCAGGGCATAAGCCGCCTCACGCAGGCTGGCAGGCACCAGCAGCAGCATGTTTTCGGTAGTGCGGATGACCACCGGAATCACGATCAGCGCCAGGGCCAGCACCCCGGCGTAGCCTGAGAAGCTCTTGAACCGGGCTACCACCACTGCGTACACAAACAGGCCAATCACGATGCTCGGGGCGGACAGCAAAATGTCGTTCACGAACCGGGTCGTGGCCGCCAGCCAGCTGCGCGACTCGTATTCGGCCAAGTAGATACCGGCCATGATGCCAATCGGCGTGCCCACAAACGTGGCCATCGTTACCATGACCAACGAACCAAAGATGGCGTTGGAAATACCGCCCACTTCGTTGGGTGGTGGGGTCATCTGCGTGAACAGCGCCACACTCAGGCCACCCAGGCCCAGGCGGATGGTTTCCCACAGAATCCAGACCAGCCAGAACACACCGAACAGCATGGCCGCTAAAGACAGCGTGAGCGCAATCTGGTTGACGCGCTTGCGGCCGTTGTAGCGGGCTTGCCGCATTTGCGCCAAATCGGCGGCAGAAATCAGGCGTTGAGAGGTACTCATGAACGCGCCCCTTCACTCTTTTTAAGACGCGACAGCAACAGCTTGGACAAAGACAGCACCACGAAGGTGATGAAGAACAGAACCAAGCCCAGGTAAATGAGGGACGCCTGGTGCAAGCCCTCACCGGCTTCGGCGAACTCGTTGGCCAATGCAGAGGTGATGCTGTTGGCCGCCTCAAACACCGACAGGGAGTCGAGCTGGTTCATATTGCCGATGACGAATGTCACGGCCATGGTTTCGCCCAACGCACGGCCCAGGCCCAGCATGACGCCGCCGAGCACACCGGTCTTGGTGAACGGCAGCACCACTTTGAAGACAACCTCCCAAGTGGTCGCACCCAAGCCATAGGCAGACTCTTTGAGCAAGGCGGGGGTCACCTCAAACACATCACGCATCACCGACGCAATGAAGGGGATGATCATGATGGCCAGGATGATGCCCGCCGACAAAATGCCGATGCCCACGGGAGGGCCCGACACAAAAGCGCCCAAGTAAGGCACTCCGCTGAACATCGCTTGCAAAGGCTGCTGCACAAAGCGCGCAAGAATGGGGCCAAACACCATCAGCCCCCACATGCCATACACAATGGACGGCACGGCCGCCAGCAGTTCGATCGCAGTCCCCAAAGGACGCTTGAGCCAGGCGGGAGAAAGTTCGGTCAAAAACAGCGCAATGCCAAAACTCACGGGCACGGCGATCAGCAAGGCGATGACCGAGGTGGCCAAGGTACCGTAAATCATGACCAAGCCACCGTACTCGTTCTGTACGGGGTCCCAGACGCTACGGGTCAGGAAACTGAGGCCATATTTCGCGATCGAAGGCCAGGCTCCGATCACCAAAGAAACAAGGATGCCCACCAGGAGCAGCAAGGTCAGCACGGCTGCGCTGCGAGCGAGCCAACCAAAAATGCGGTCAGCCAACATGCCAGAGATCAAGGGCTGCGGGCGAGGTGGCGTGGTCCGTTGAGCGCCACGCCCCGCCTTGGCAGACGGGGTTTGCGGGACCGGCAAGATAGTGGACACGTTAAGAGCCTTCTATAAATGCAATCTGGGGACTGGCCAGGCCATCAAGCCAGCCAGTCCCACCAGACTACTTACTTGTATGCAATCGCCTTACCAGCCGCATCTTGGATACCAGCCCAAGACTTCAGAATGATGCCCTTCACAGCGTCAGGCATAGGCACATAGTCCAGGTCTTCAGCGGTTTTGTCCCCAGACTTGTAAGCCCATTCAAAGAACTTCAGAGACGTAGCCGCCTGCACAGGCTTGTCTTGCGACTTCTGCATCAGGATGAAGGTGGCGCCAGTGATGGGCCAGGATTCCTTGCCAGGCTGATTGGTCAAGATTTGGTAGAAGCTCTTGGCCCAATCTGCACCTGCAGCAGCAGCCTTGAAGGCGGTGTCGTCAGGGGCGACAAACTGACCATCGGCATTTTGCATCTGCACATAGGTCATCTTGTTTTGCTTGACGTAGGCGTACTCCACGTAACCGATGGAGTTGGGCAGACGACCCACAAACGCAGCCACGCCTTCGTTGCCCTTGCCACCCGCACCCGTAGGCCAGTTCACTGCTGTGCCCTCACCAACCTTGCTCTTCCACTCAGCATTCACCTTGCTCAGGTAATTAGTAAAGATAAAGCTGGTGCCCGAACCGTCGGCACGGCGCACAGGGGCGATGGCGGCATCAGGCAGAGCCACACTGGGGTTGAGCGCCTTGATGGCGGCATCGTTCCAGTTGGTGATTTTGCCCAGGTAAATGTCGCCCAACACTTGGCCGCTGAGCTTGATCTGACCGGCAGCAATGCCCTTGATATTGACCACCGGCACCACGCCACCGATCACGGTAGGAAACTGAACCAAGCCCTTTTTGCTCAGTTCTTCATCCTTGAGCGGGGCATCAGAGGCACCAAAGTCCACTG
This Acidovorax sp. 106 DNA region includes the following protein-coding sequences:
- the pstA gene encoding phosphate ABC transporter permease PstA codes for the protein MSTSQRLISAADLAQMRQARYNGRKRVNQIALTLSLAAMLFGVFWLVWILWETIRLGLGGLSVALFTQMTPPPNEVGGISNAIFGSLVMVTMATFVGTPIGIMAGIYLAEYESRSWLAATTRFVNDILLSAPSIVIGLFVYAVVVARFKSFSGYAGVLALALIVIPVVIRTTENMLLLVPASLREAAYALGTPKWRVITMVTLRAARAGVITGVLLAVARIAGETAPLLFTALNNQFWNADLSKPMASLPVTIFKFAMSPYENWQELAWAGVFLITVAVLGLNILARVLTRQK
- the pstC gene encoding phosphate ABC transporter permease subunit PstC, with product MLADRIFGWLARSAAVLTLLLLVGILVSLVIGAWPSIAKYGLSFLTRSVWDPVQNEYGGLVMIYGTLATSVIALLIAVPVSFGIALFLTELSPAWLKRPLGTAIELLAAVPSIVYGMWGLMVFGPILARFVQQPLQAMFSGVPYLGAFVSGPPVGIGILSAGIILAIMIIPFIASVMRDVFEVTPALLKESAYGLGATTWEVVFKVVLPFTKTGVLGGVMLGLGRALGETMAVTFVIGNMNQLDSLSVFEAANSITSALANEFAEAGEGLHQASLIYLGLVLFFITFVVLSLSKLLLSRLKKSEGARS
- the pstS gene encoding phosphate ABC transporter substrate-binding protein PstS; the protein is MKLSAIRVLVAGVVAAGAFSSAMAQQEATGAGASFPAPLYSKWAADYNKATGVKINYQSVGSGAGLRQIEAKTVDFGASDAPLKDEELSKKGLVQFPTVIGGVVPVVNIKGIAAGQIKLSGQVLGDIYLGKITNWNDAAIKALNPSVALPDAAIAPVRRADGSGTSFIFTNYLSKVNAEWKSKVGEGTAVNWPTGAGGKGNEGVAAFVGRLPNSIGYVEYAYVKQNKMTYVQMQNADGQFVAPDDTAFKAAAAGADWAKSFYQILTNQPGKESWPITGATFILMQKSQDKPVQAATSLKFFEWAYKSGDKTAEDLDYVPMPDAVKGIILKSWAGIQDAAGKAIAYK